A genomic window from Microbacterium sp. ET2 includes:
- a CDS encoding amidase encodes MSELLGMSAVDLAAALQRRELRTVEVVQAALGRAASTRDLGAFVEVTAGQALEQAARRDADTPDGPLWGIPIADKDLVARAGVPTRYGSRARADFIPTASDPLAAALDRAGAVSIGKTSTSEFGLTGFTEPLGGGAWARDPWNPGYGAGGSSGGAAVAVAAGVLLIAPASDGGGSIRIPAATVGVVGLKPSRGRLPLGSGLDAPEGLAVTGPIARTVADAAFFLDALCGLAPYDFSVRAVDGPPFLPATAADPPRLRVGVTTVSPWDDDLEIVVDPAAVGALGEAARILASRGHEVTEAAWRPHGYGPLFRVLWRASAARIPLTDDDLQIVEPLTAWLVREGRALDARGLLGALADARVFERETIGAFAPYDVILTPALAQTPRPIGWYDRDDPERGFAQQVQYAPFSSFVNVAGLPALVLPVAMSAGHPVSVQLIGRPGGERMILAVAAQLERLRGPLPHPPAP; translated from the coding sequence GTGAGCGAACTTCTCGGGATGTCGGCGGTCGATCTCGCTGCCGCGCTGCAGCGTCGCGAGCTCCGCACCGTCGAGGTCGTCCAGGCAGCCCTCGGGCGCGCAGCGTCGACGAGGGACCTGGGGGCTTTCGTCGAGGTGACCGCCGGACAAGCGCTCGAGCAGGCGGCGCGGCGGGACGCCGACACGCCCGACGGACCGCTCTGGGGCATCCCGATCGCCGACAAGGATCTCGTGGCGCGCGCCGGCGTCCCCACCCGGTACGGATCGCGTGCCCGCGCCGATTTCATACCGACCGCATCGGATCCGCTTGCAGCGGCCCTGGACCGGGCGGGCGCCGTGAGCATCGGCAAGACGAGCACCTCGGAGTTCGGTCTCACGGGATTCACCGAGCCCCTCGGGGGCGGAGCCTGGGCGCGCGACCCGTGGAATCCCGGGTACGGCGCGGGCGGGTCGAGCGGCGGCGCGGCGGTGGCGGTGGCCGCCGGCGTCCTCTTGATCGCGCCGGCGTCGGACGGCGGCGGATCGATCCGGATCCCTGCGGCCACCGTGGGAGTGGTGGGACTGAAGCCGTCGCGGGGTCGCCTCCCGCTCGGGTCGGGCCTGGATGCACCGGAGGGACTCGCGGTCACCGGTCCGATCGCCCGGACGGTCGCCGACGCGGCGTTCTTCCTCGACGCGCTGTGCGGACTCGCTCCCTACGACTTCTCGGTGCGTGCGGTCGATGGCCCGCCCTTCCTCCCCGCGACCGCCGCGGATCCGCCGCGCCTCCGCGTGGGCGTCACCACGGTGTCGCCGTGGGACGACGACCTCGAGATCGTGGTGGATCCCGCGGCGGTCGGCGCGCTCGGCGAGGCCGCGAGGATTCTCGCATCCCGTGGACACGAGGTGACCGAGGCCGCGTGGCGGCCGCACGGGTACGGGCCGCTCTTCCGCGTGCTGTGGCGCGCGAGCGCCGCCCGCATCCCCCTCACCGATGATGATCTGCAGATCGTCGAGCCGCTCACCGCGTGGCTCGTGCGCGAGGGAAGGGCCCTCGACGCCCGGGGGCTGCTCGGCGCCCTGGCCGATGCGCGCGTCTTCGAGCGCGAGACGATCGGCGCATTCGCTCCCTACGACGTGATCCTCACCCCGGCGCTCGCGCAGACGCCGCGGCCCATCGGCTGGTACGACCGCGACGATCCCGAGCGCGGCTTCGCCCAGCAGGTGCAGTACGCGCCCTTCAGCAGCTTCGTCAACGTCGCGGGCCTTCCCGCTCTCGTGCTCCCGGTGGCGATGAGTGCCGGGCATCCGGTGAGCGTGCAGCTCATCGGGCGGCCGGGCGGAGAGCGGATGATCCTCGCCGTCGCCGCGCAGCTCGAGCGCCTTCGGGGGCCGCTCCCCCACCCTCCGGCGCCCTGA
- the epsC gene encoding serine O-acetyltransferase EpsC, translating into MILTRALVRVREDLAAAKLRDPAARGAWEIALLYPGLHAIWAHRVWHALWRRRLRFVARLGSQVTRWTTGIEIHPGAVIGRRFFIDHGMGVVIGETAEVGDDVMLYHGVTLGGRQREGGKRHPTLLDGVAVGAGAKILGPITIGARSVVGANAVVTKDAPADSVLVGVPAKPRPRREGEDTRAVLTAPEYVI; encoded by the coding sequence ATGATCCTCACCCGAGCCCTCGTCCGCGTGCGCGAGGACCTCGCCGCAGCGAAGCTGCGCGACCCCGCCGCGCGCGGCGCGTGGGAGATCGCCCTGCTCTACCCGGGGCTGCACGCGATCTGGGCGCACCGGGTGTGGCATGCGCTGTGGCGGCGACGGCTGCGTTTCGTGGCGCGCCTCGGCTCGCAGGTCACCCGCTGGACCACCGGCATCGAGATCCACCCCGGTGCGGTCATCGGACGCCGCTTCTTCATCGACCACGGCATGGGGGTCGTCATCGGCGAGACCGCCGAGGTCGGCGACGACGTGATGCTGTACCACGGGGTGACCCTCGGCGGCCGTCAGCGGGAGGGCGGGAAGCGTCACCCCACGCTGCTCGACGGCGTCGCGGTGGGCGCGGGTGCGAAGATCCTCGGACCGATCACGATCGGTGCCCGCTCCGTCGTCGGCGCGAACGCGGTGGTGACCAAGGACGCCCCCGCTGACAGCGTGCTGGTGGGAGTGCCCGCCAAGCCCCGGCCCCGGCGCGAAGGAGAGGACACGCGCGCGGTTCTGACCGCCCCGGAATATGTGATCTGA
- the cysK gene encoding cysteine synthase A produces MSAIHPDITTAFGDTPLVRLNILTAGLDAEVVAKLEFYNPGASVKCRLGIALVDAAEAAGELQPGGTIVESTSGNTGIALALVGAARGYRVILTMPASMSKERRTLLKAYGAELVLTDPHKGMTEAVRTAKQIAADTPGAVLARQFEHPANPEIHRRTTAEEIWRDTGGRVDYVVAGFGTGGTVTGVGRVLKERNPDVQVVLVQPKDSPVLTEGRPGGHRIQGIGPNFVPDVLDRDVVDEIIDADFDDAIRVARDLAAREGILAGMSAGAAVSAALQIARRPEASGKRIVVIVPDSGERYLSTAMYADLRDEQAVPA; encoded by the coding sequence GTGTCCGCCATCCATCCCGATATCACCACCGCATTCGGCGACACCCCCCTGGTGCGGCTGAACATTCTCACCGCGGGCCTTGACGCCGAGGTCGTCGCCAAGCTGGAGTTCTACAACCCCGGCGCGAGCGTGAAGTGCCGCCTCGGCATCGCGCTCGTCGACGCCGCAGAGGCGGCCGGCGAGCTTCAGCCCGGCGGCACGATCGTGGAGTCCACCAGTGGGAACACCGGCATCGCCCTCGCGCTCGTCGGGGCCGCCCGAGGATATCGCGTCATCCTGACCATGCCGGCGTCGATGTCGAAGGAGCGGCGGACGCTGCTGAAGGCCTATGGGGCCGAGCTCGTCCTCACCGATCCGCACAAGGGGATGACGGAGGCCGTCCGCACGGCGAAGCAGATCGCCGCCGACACCCCCGGCGCGGTGCTGGCCCGCCAGTTCGAGCATCCGGCGAATCCCGAGATCCACCGCCGGACGACCGCGGAGGAGATCTGGCGCGACACCGGCGGTCGCGTGGACTACGTCGTCGCGGGATTCGGCACCGGCGGCACCGTCACCGGTGTGGGTCGCGTGCTGAAGGAGCGGAACCCCGACGTTCAGGTCGTCCTCGTGCAGCCGAAGGACTCCCCCGTCCTCACCGAGGGCCGGCCGGGCGGGCATCGCATCCAGGGGATCGGTCCCAACTTCGTCCCCGATGTGCTCGACCGCGACGTCGTCGACGAGATCATCGACGCCGACTTCGACGACGCGATCAGGGTTGCCCGCGATCTGGCCGCACGCGAGGGGATCCTCGCCGGGATGTCGGCGGGCGCCGCGGTGAGTGCGGCCCTGCAGATCGCGCGCCGACCCGAAGCATCCGGGAAGCGGATCGTCGTCATCGTGCCGGACTCGGGCGAGCGCTACCTCTCGACCGCGATGTACGCGGACCTCCGCGACGAACAGGCGGTACCGGCATGA
- the cysK gene encoding cysteine synthase A, translated as MPGIHPDITSAFGDTPLVRLNRVTEGLAATVVAKLEFYNPASSVKDRLGIAIVDAAEASGELKPGGTIVEATSGNTGIALAMVGAARGYKVVLAMPSSMSMERRILLRAYGAEVVLTDPAGGMKGAVAKAQEIVAETPGAVLARQFENEANPAIHRKTTAEEILRDTDGAVDYLVAGIGTGGTITGVGQVLKERVPGVKIVAVEPADSPLLTKGTPGPHKIQGIGPNFIPAILDRDVIDEVFDVEFDDAVATARDVGAREGILVGISSGAAVWAALQLAARPEAAGKNIVVIIPSFGERYLSTPLYADLRED; from the coding sequence ATGCCCGGCATCCACCCCGACATCACGTCCGCCTTCGGCGACACGCCGCTCGTCCGACTGAACCGGGTCACCGAGGGTCTCGCCGCCACGGTCGTGGCCAAGCTGGAGTTCTACAACCCCGCGTCCAGCGTCAAGGACCGCCTCGGGATCGCGATCGTCGACGCGGCCGAAGCATCCGGTGAGCTCAAGCCCGGGGGCACGATCGTGGAGGCGACGAGCGGCAACACCGGCATCGCACTGGCGATGGTCGGAGCCGCCCGCGGGTACAAGGTCGTCCTGGCGATGCCGTCGTCCATGTCCATGGAGCGCCGCATCCTGCTGCGCGCATACGGCGCCGAGGTCGTGCTGACCGATCCTGCCGGCGGCATGAAGGGCGCCGTCGCGAAGGCGCAGGAGATCGTGGCCGAGACCCCGGGCGCCGTCCTCGCTCGCCAGTTCGAGAACGAGGCCAACCCCGCCATCCACCGCAAGACCACCGCCGAGGAGATCCTCCGCGACACCGACGGCGCCGTCGACTACCTCGTCGCCGGCATCGGCACCGGGGGCACCATCACCGGTGTGGGCCAGGTGCTGAAGGAGCGTGTGCCGGGGGTGAAGATCGTCGCGGTCGAGCCGGCCGACTCGCCGTTGCTGACCAAGGGCACCCCGGGGCCGCACAAGATCCAGGGAATCGGTCCGAACTTCATCCCCGCCATCCTCGACCGGGACGTCATCGACGAGGTCTTCGACGTCGAGTTCGACGACGCCGTCGCCACGGCGCGAGACGTCGGTGCCCGCGAAGGAATCCTCGTCGGCATCTCGTCGGGCGCCGCGGTATGGGCCGCGCTGCAGCTGGCGGCGCGCCCCGAAGCGGCGGGCAAGAACATCGTCGTCATCATCCCTTCCTTCGGTGAGCGCTACCTCTCCACGCCGCTGTACGCCGACCTCCGAGAGGACTGA
- the prmC gene encoding peptide chain release factor N(5)-glutamine methyltransferase yields the protein MNTLPAEISLADALRDARARLERAGVPGADVDAELLAGHVLELGRGEVQAAAIRGAGLDTVQRSRFDALVDQRATRVPLQHLTGRAPFRHLELRVGPGVFVPRPETEMVAQLAIDALRAAASPEPIAVDLGTGSGAIALALATEVPHAQVHAAENDVEAFLWAKENFAAVGAPNARVAFVDLAAAFGELDGTVSVLVSNPPYVPDDAIPRDPEVRLFDPPAALYGGPDGLDVVRVLSSVGRRLLHPGGVLVLEHGEWQGADIRALLTADGWRAAATHRDLTLRDRATTALRP from the coding sequence ATGAACACCCTTCCCGCCGAGATCTCCCTCGCCGACGCGCTGCGCGACGCCCGGGCGCGGCTCGAACGCGCCGGCGTCCCCGGTGCTGACGTCGATGCCGAGCTCCTCGCGGGGCACGTGCTGGAACTCGGTCGGGGTGAGGTGCAGGCCGCCGCCATCCGCGGTGCCGGACTGGACACCGTGCAGCGCTCCCGGTTCGACGCGCTCGTCGATCAGCGGGCGACCCGGGTGCCGCTGCAGCACCTCACCGGACGCGCACCGTTCCGTCACCTGGAACTGCGCGTGGGCCCGGGCGTCTTCGTTCCACGGCCCGAGACCGAGATGGTCGCCCAGCTCGCGATCGACGCCCTGCGCGCGGCCGCCTCACCCGAGCCGATCGCCGTCGATCTCGGCACCGGCAGCGGCGCGATCGCCCTCGCCCTGGCGACGGAGGTTCCCCACGCCCAGGTGCACGCCGCCGAGAACGACGTCGAGGCGTTCCTGTGGGCCAAGGAGAACTTCGCCGCTGTGGGCGCTCCGAACGCGCGCGTCGCATTCGTCGACCTCGCCGCGGCGTTCGGCGAGCTGGACGGAACGGTATCCGTGCTGGTCTCCAATCCGCCCTACGTTCCCGACGACGCGATACCCCGCGACCCCGAGGTGCGCCTGTTCGATCCGCCCGCCGCACTGTACGGCGGTCCCGACGGACTCGACGTCGTCCGCGTGCTGAGCAGCGTCGGACGCCGGCTGCTGCATCCGGGCGGGGTCCTCGTCCTCGAGCACGGCGAATGGCAGGGCGCCGACATCCGCGCCCTGCTGACGGCGGACGGATGGCGCGCCGCGGCGACCCATCGTGATCTGACCCTCCGCGATCGAGCGACCACGGCCCTGCGTCCCTGA
- a CDS encoding L-threonylcarbamoyladenylate synthase, with product MSTLFDCRDDEQLLPGMRQARQAISRGDLVVMPTDTVYGVAADAFNARAVQRLLDAKGRGRQSPPPVLVAGQATLRALVAEVPEPVERLVAQFWPGGLTIVLPSQPSLSWDLGDTHGTVAVRMPAQRIALELLEETGPLAVSSANLTGRPAAVQISEAQAMLGDSIAVYLDGGPADVGVASTIVDATPLVVRGAERRVRILRDGAISRERLRDVLGELLEDPEPASAGDAE from the coding sequence ATGTCTACCCTCTTCGACTGCCGTGACGACGAGCAGCTCCTCCCCGGCATGCGGCAGGCCCGACAGGCCATCAGCCGTGGCGACCTCGTCGTGATGCCCACCGACACCGTCTACGGCGTGGCCGCCGACGCCTTCAACGCCCGCGCGGTGCAGCGGCTCCTGGACGCCAAGGGTCGGGGACGTCAGTCGCCGCCGCCGGTCCTCGTGGCAGGGCAGGCGACGCTCCGGGCCCTCGTGGCCGAAGTCCCCGAGCCGGTCGAACGCCTGGTGGCGCAGTTCTGGCCGGGCGGTCTCACCATCGTCCTGCCCTCGCAGCCGTCGCTGTCGTGGGACCTCGGCGATACCCACGGCACCGTCGCCGTCCGCATGCCCGCGCAGCGCATCGCGCTGGAGCTGCTGGAGGAGACCGGGCCTCTGGCCGTCTCCAGCGCCAATCTCACCGGCCGCCCGGCCGCGGTGCAGATCAGCGAGGCCCAGGCCATGCTCGGCGACAGCATCGCAGTCTACCTCGACGGTGGACCCGCCGACGTCGGGGTCGCCTCGACGATCGTCGACGCCACGCCGCTGGTGGTGCGCGGTGCCGAGCGGCGGGTGCGCATCCTCCGCGACGGCGCGATCAGTCGCGAACGGCTGCGCGACGTGCTGGGCGAGCTGCTGGAGGATCCGGAGCCGGCGTCGGCGGGCGACGCCGAGTGA
- a CDS encoding MraY family glycosyltransferase — translation MKQYVFTVLFTATVTFVLTWVVWRLSLRFKLYPGIRERDVHKTPTPRLGGVAMFLGVVAAFLVSSQNPFFSIVWLEPRTVIAILIATALIVVVGVADDLFDLDWMVKLGAQFVAAGIIAWFGGLQIYTLPIGDLIIGSGWQSFLLTVLSIVIVMNAVNFIDGLDGLVAGVCLIANVVFFAYSYLLARDTGQNTYFNLATLIAAVLIGACIGFLPLNWSPAKLFMGDSGALMLGLLMACSAISITGQLSPELLDPERFGRSQLLGAFIPIILPIVVVLLPLLDFGLAVIRRMRAGKSPFSPDRKHLHHRMLDMGHSDRDAVLIFYSWTAVVSLAVLLMYVGTQEEWPGDYLLGVALGAVGVIACLVVTLLPARQRGRSAADVPQEAS, via the coding sequence GTGAAGCAGTACGTCTTCACGGTCCTGTTCACCGCCACCGTCACCTTCGTGCTGACGTGGGTGGTCTGGCGGCTGAGTCTGCGCTTCAAGCTCTACCCCGGCATCCGCGAGCGCGACGTCCACAAGACCCCGACCCCGCGCCTGGGGGGAGTGGCGATGTTCCTCGGGGTGGTGGCGGCTTTCCTGGTGTCGTCGCAGAACCCGTTCTTCTCCATCGTCTGGCTCGAGCCGCGCACGGTGATCGCCATCCTCATCGCCACCGCGCTGATCGTCGTCGTCGGGGTCGCGGACGACCTGTTCGATCTCGACTGGATGGTCAAGCTCGGTGCCCAGTTCGTCGCGGCCGGGATCATCGCGTGGTTCGGCGGGCTGCAGATCTACACGCTGCCGATCGGCGATCTGATCATCGGCTCGGGCTGGCAGAGCTTCCTGCTCACCGTGCTGTCGATCGTGATCGTCATGAACGCCGTCAACTTCATCGACGGTCTGGACGGTCTGGTCGCCGGCGTCTGCCTCATCGCCAACGTCGTGTTCTTCGCGTACTCGTATCTGCTCGCCCGCGACACAGGACAGAACACGTACTTCAACCTCGCCACCCTCATCGCGGCGGTGCTCATCGGGGCGTGCATCGGATTCCTGCCGCTGAACTGGAGCCCCGCGAAGCTGTTCATGGGCGATTCCGGTGCGCTGATGCTCGGCCTCCTCATGGCCTGCTCGGCGATCTCCATCACCGGGCAGCTCTCGCCCGAGCTGCTCGACCCCGAGCGCTTCGGCCGCTCCCAGCTGCTGGGTGCCTTCATCCCGATCATCCTGCCGATCGTCGTCGTGCTGCTGCCGCTGCTCGATTTCGGCCTCGCGGTCATCCGGCGCATGCGGGCCGGGAAGTCGCCGTTCTCGCCCGACCGCAAGCACCTGCACCATCGCATGCTCGACATGGGGCACAGCGATCGCGACGCCGTGCTCATCTTCTATTCGTGGACCGCGGTGGTCAGTCTCGCCGTGCTGCTGATGTACGTCGGCACCCAGGAGGAATGGCCGGGAGACTATCTCCTGGGTGTCGCCCTCGGCGCCGTCGGGGTCATCGCCTGCCTCGTGGTCACCCTTCTCCCCGCTCGCCAGCGCGGCCGCAGCGCCGCCGACGTCCCCCAGGAAGCCTCATGA
- the atpB gene encoding F0F1 ATP synthase subunit A → MIANTSSSDGEFHPPSISDFFPPNILEGLGLPIEFTRINLVQVLATIVLILVFVIGTRRMRIVPTRFQSVVEMGLDFVRVNIAHDLLGRKDGDRFLPLLTTMFFMILFMNITGIIPFLNIAGTSVIAVPLLLAIVSYVTFIYAGLRKSPKNFVKNSLFPSGVPPFLYIIVTPLEFLSTFIIRPVTLTLRLLMNMIVGHLMLVLFFSATQFFLFTADGLWKAFGVGTLAFGLAFTLFEMLVAFLQAYVFTILTAVYIQLAVAEEH, encoded by the coding sequence CTGATCGCGAACACCTCGTCGTCCGACGGTGAGTTCCACCCGCCCTCGATCTCGGACTTCTTCCCGCCGAACATCCTCGAAGGCCTCGGGCTTCCGATCGAGTTCACGCGCATCAACCTCGTGCAGGTGCTCGCGACGATCGTCCTCATCCTCGTCTTCGTCATCGGCACGCGCCGCATGCGGATCGTCCCGACCCGCTTCCAGAGCGTGGTGGAGATGGGCCTGGACTTCGTCCGCGTCAACATCGCGCACGACCTGCTCGGGCGCAAGGACGGCGACCGCTTCCTGCCGCTGCTGACGACGATGTTCTTCATGATCCTGTTCATGAACATCACCGGGATCATCCCGTTCCTGAACATCGCGGGAACCAGCGTCATCGCGGTTCCGCTGCTGCTGGCGATCGTGTCGTACGTGACCTTCATCTACGCGGGCCTGCGCAAGAGCCCGAAGAACTTCGTCAAGAACTCCCTCTTCCCCTCCGGAGTCCCGCCGTTCCTCTACATCATCGTCACGCCGCTGGAGTTCCTCTCCACCTTCATCATCCGGCCGGTGACGCTCACCCTGCGACTGCTGATGAACATGATCGTCGGGCACCTCATGCTCGTGCTGTTCTTCTCGGCGACGCAGTTCTTCCTCTTCACCGCCGACGGCCTGTGGAAGGCCTTCGGCGTCGGCACCCTCGCCTTCGGGCTGGCCTTCACTCTCTTCGAGATGCTGGTCGCCTTCCTGCAGGCCTACGTCTTCACGATCCTCACCGCGGTCTACATCCAGCTCGCGGTCGCGGAAGAGCACTGA
- the atpE gene encoding ATP synthase F0 subunit C — MDATTVLAQVTGSIATVGYGLAAIGPAIGVGIVVGKTIEGVARQPELAGRLQVLMWIGIAFTEALAFIGIATGFIFGA; from the coding sequence GTGGATGCAACTACGGTTCTCGCCCAGGTCACCGGTTCGATCGCGACCGTCGGCTACGGCCTCGCCGCCATCGGCCCCGCCATCGGCGTGGGCATCGTCGTCGGCAAGACCATCGAGGGCGTTGCTCGTCAGCCCGAACTGGCCGGTCGCCTCCAGGTCCTGATGTGGATCGGTATCGCGTTCACCGAGGCGCTCGCGTTCATCGGCATCGCCACCGGCTTCATCTTCGGCGCCTGA
- a CDS encoding F0F1 ATP synthase subunit B produces the protein MLNALVTLAAEEGESQNPLLPAYYDIIWSAVCFIVILAVFWRIVLPRMQKLLDERAAAIEGNIAKADEAQRKAEAALEEYTAQLADARREAGEIRDAAREDGKKILAEAKDSAASEAARITATAHAQIEAERQSALVSLRSEVGTLALDLAGGVIGETLSDDAKAQAVVDRFLAELEADEAAKAATGQKQGL, from the coding sequence ATGCTGAACGCTCTTGTCACTCTCGCTGCGGAAGAGGGTGAGTCGCAGAACCCGCTGCTGCCGGCGTACTACGACATCATCTGGTCAGCGGTGTGCTTCATCGTCATCCTGGCGGTGTTCTGGCGCATCGTGCTGCCGCGCATGCAGAAGCTGCTCGACGAGCGCGCTGCCGCGATCGAAGGCAACATCGCCAAGGCCGACGAGGCCCAGCGCAAGGCCGAGGCCGCGCTCGAGGAGTACACCGCGCAGCTCGCCGACGCCCGGCGCGAAGCCGGCGAGATCCGCGATGCCGCCCGCGAGGACGGCAAGAAGATCCTCGCCGAGGCGAAGGATTCCGCAGCCTCCGAGGCCGCGCGCATCACCGCCACCGCGCACGCCCAGATCGAGGCGGAGCGGCAGTCGGCGCTGGTGTCGCTGCGCAGCGAGGTGGGCACGCTCGCCCTCGACCTCGCCGGCGGTGTGATCGGTGAGACCCTCTCCGATGACGCGAAGGCCCAGGCGGTCGTCGACCGCTTCCTCGCCGAGCTCGAGGCCGACGAGGCCGCCAAGGCCGCGACAGGCCAGAAGCAGGGCCTCTGA
- a CDS encoding F0F1 ATP synthase subunit delta, with amino-acid sequence MGSATTQARVSGIAALDAAAITDLAVARELFGVARAAGQTPQLASALADASAPAPARQKVVDDVFGRQVSATTRTLLSAAVAERWSSAADLVEGIEELAVRAAAVAEPQADVEADLFAFSRVVADNGELELALGSRLGDAAAKGRLVSSLLTGRASASAIVIADALVQQPRERRVRQLLTWAMRIVADQRGRKVATVVTAVALSDAQRERLTRTLSARYGTEVSINTVVDPTVVGGLRVQIADDVIDASVSSRLADLRQRLAG; translated from the coding sequence ATGGGAAGCGCGACCACGCAGGCCCGGGTGTCGGGCATCGCCGCACTGGATGCCGCGGCGATCACCGACCTCGCCGTGGCGCGTGAGCTCTTCGGGGTCGCGCGTGCGGCGGGTCAGACCCCGCAGCTGGCATCGGCCCTCGCCGACGCGTCGGCGCCGGCACCGGCCCGACAGAAGGTCGTCGACGACGTCTTCGGGCGCCAGGTGTCGGCCACCACGCGCACCCTTCTGAGCGCTGCGGTCGCAGAGCGGTGGTCGTCGGCCGCCGATCTCGTCGAGGGCATCGAGGAGCTGGCGGTGCGCGCCGCCGCTGTGGCGGAGCCGCAGGCCGACGTCGAGGCCGACCTGTTCGCCTTCTCCCGCGTCGTCGCCGACAACGGAGAGCTCGAGCTCGCGCTCGGCAGCCGCCTGGGCGATGCGGCGGCCAAGGGTCGGCTCGTGTCCTCCCTGCTCACCGGTCGCGCCAGCGCCTCGGCGATCGTCATCGCCGACGCCCTCGTGCAGCAGCCGCGTGAGCGCCGCGTGCGTCAGCTCCTGACCTGGGCGATGCGCATCGTGGCCGACCAGCGCGGCCGCAAGGTCGCCACGGTCGTCACCGCCGTCGCGCTCAGCGACGCGCAGAGGGAGCGTCTGACGCGGACGCTCTCCGCCCGCTACGGCACCGAGGTCTCCATCAACACCGTGGTCGACCCGACCGTGGTCGGTGGCCTGCGCGTGCAGATCGCCGACGACGTCATCGACGCCAGCGTGTCGTCGCGACTCGCCGACCTCCGCCAGCGGCTGGCCGGATAA
- the atpA gene encoding F0F1 ATP synthase subunit alpha: protein MTDLSISPDVIRDALKDFVAAYEPTGAAATEVGTVIDAADGIAHVEGLPGVMANELVLFGDGTQGLALNLDEHEIGVVVLGDFSGIEAGMQVTRTGEVLSVPVGDGYLGRVVDPLGTPIDGLGEVATTGRRALELQAPGVMQRKSVHEPMQTGIKAIDAMIPIGRGQRQLIIGDRQTGKTAIAIDTIINQKANWESGDPTKQVRCIYVAIGQKGSTIAAVKGALEDAGAMEYTTIVAAPASDPAGFKYLAPYTGSAIGQHWMYDGKHVLIVFDDLTKQAEAYRAVSLLLRRPPGREAYPGDVFYLHSRLLERCAKLSDELGAGSMTGLPLIETKANDVSAYIPTNVISITDGQIFLQSDLFNANQRPAVDVGISVSRVGGDAQVKSIKKVSGTLKLELAQYRSLEAFAMFASDLDAASRRQLARGARLTELLKQPQYSPYPVEEQVVSIWAGTNGKLDSIDVEDVLPFERELLDYLRRNTTILDRLRDSNVLDDDTVAELDKKVDEFILEFRSGKGQSINRPGSDEVAAAEAEDVNQEKIVKGRR, encoded by the coding sequence ATGACAGACCTCTCTATCAGCCCCGACGTCATCCGTGACGCGCTGAAGGACTTCGTCGCGGCCTACGAACCCACCGGCGCCGCCGCGACCGAGGTCGGCACGGTCATCGACGCCGCCGACGGCATCGCGCACGTCGAGGGACTCCCCGGCGTCATGGCCAATGAGCTGGTGCTGTTCGGCGACGGCACCCAGGGCCTCGCGCTGAACCTCGACGAGCACGAGATCGGTGTCGTCGTCCTCGGCGACTTCTCCGGCATCGAAGCCGGCATGCAGGTCACCCGCACCGGCGAGGTGCTCTCAGTCCCCGTCGGCGACGGGTACCTCGGTCGCGTGGTCGACCCGCTGGGCACCCCGATCGACGGCCTCGGCGAGGTCGCGACCACCGGCCGCCGCGCCCTCGAACTCCAGGCGCCCGGTGTCATGCAGCGCAAGTCCGTGCACGAGCCGATGCAGACCGGCATCAAGGCGATCGACGCGATGATCCCGATCGGCCGCGGTCAGCGCCAGCTGATCATCGGCGACCGTCAGACCGGCAAGACCGCCATCGCGATCGACACGATCATCAACCAGAAGGCCAACTGGGAGTCCGGCGACCCGACCAAGCAGGTGCGCTGCATCTACGTCGCGATCGGCCAGAAGGGCTCGACCATCGCCGCGGTGAAGGGTGCTCTCGAGGACGCCGGTGCGATGGAGTACACCACGATCGTGGCCGCTCCCGCCTCCGACCCGGCCGGCTTCAAGTACCTCGCCCCCTACACCGGTTCGGCGATCGGTCAGCACTGGATGTACGACGGCAAGCACGTCCTCATCGTCTTCGACGACCTCACCAAGCAGGCCGAGGCCTACCGCGCGGTGTCGCTGCTGCTTCGTCGTCCGCCGGGGCGCGAGGCCTACCCCGGCGACGTCTTCTACCTGCACTCGCGTCTGCTCGAGCGTTGCGCGAAGCTCTCCGACGAGCTCGGTGCGGGGTCGATGACGGGTCTGCCTCTCATCGAGACCAAGGCCAATGACGTCTCGGCGTACATCCCCACGAACGTCATCTCGATCACCGACGGCCAGATCTTCCTGCAGTCCGACCTCTTCAACGCCAACCAGCGTCCGGCGGTCGACGTGGGCATCTCGGTCTCCCGGGTGGGTGGTGACGCGCAGGTGAAGTCGATCAAGAAGGTCTCCGGAACCCTGAAGCTCGAGCTCGCGCAGTACCGCTCGCTCGAGGCGTTCGCGATGTTCGCCTCCGACCTCGACGCCGCCTCCCGTCGCCAGCTGGCGCGCGGCGCGCGTCTGACCGAGCTGCTGAAGCAGCCGCAGTACTCGCCGTACCCGGTCGAGGAGCAGGTCGTGTCGATCTGGGCGGGCACGAACGGCAAGCTCGACTCGATCGACGTCGAGGACGTGCTGCCGTTCGAGCGGGAGCTCCTGGACTACCTGCGTCGCAACACCACCATCCTCGATCGCCTGCGCGACTCCAACGTGCTCGATGACGACACCGTCGCCGAGCTGGACAAGAAGGTCGACGAGTTCATCCTGGAGTTCCGCTCCGGGAAGGGCCAGTCGATCAACCGTCCCGGCAGCGACGAGGTCGCCGCGGCAGAGGCCGAGGACGTCAACCAGGAGAAGATCGTCAAGGGCCGTCGCTGA